A DNA window from Flavisolibacter ginsenosidimutans contains the following coding sequences:
- a CDS encoding phage tail protein, translated as MSTEPFLAQIGIAAFGFPPKGWALCNGQLLPINQNQALFSLLGTTYGGDGRVNFALPDLRGRVPMHMGNGHTLGEKAGEENHTLTQAEMPAHTHIPQGSSNSPDASTPLNNFWASNTGFKPYSGTANEAMSATAISSVGGSQPHFNMSPFLTLNFCIALQGIFPSRN; from the coding sequence ATGTCAACAGAACCATTTTTAGCACAAATAGGGATTGCCGCTTTCGGTTTCCCACCAAAGGGATGGGCCTTATGCAATGGCCAATTATTACCTATTAACCAGAACCAAGCGCTTTTCTCGCTGCTCGGTACCACTTATGGTGGCGACGGGCGGGTGAACTTTGCTTTACCGGATTTGCGAGGCCGGGTCCCTATGCACATGGGGAATGGCCATACCTTGGGGGAAAAGGCAGGAGAAGAGAATCATACCCTTACCCAAGCGGAAATGCCGGCGCATACGCATATCCCGCAGGGAAGTTCCAATTCGCCTGATGCAAGCACACCGCTGAATAATTTCTGGGCAAGCAATACCGGCTTTAAACCCTATTCGGGAACTGCAAACGAAGCCATGTCGGCAACGGCAATTTCAAGTGTTGGCGGAAGTCAGCCTCATTTCAACATGTCACCGTTTCTTACCCTCAATTTTTGCATTGCCCTGCAAGGAATATTCCCTTCGCGGAATTAA
- a CDS encoding phage tail protein, with protein sequence MAQPYVGEIRMFAGNFAPAGWMFCSGQILPISENETLFNLIGTTYGGDGQSTFALPDLQSRVPIHMGGGAGLSARTLAETGGVEQVTLTVQQIPLHTHQPLANTVGASDSPNGNVWATASGGIKPYGADPGNAAMNAASLAQVGGSQPHDNMIPYLCVSFIISLFGVFPSQT encoded by the coding sequence ATGGCACAACCCTACGTTGGTGAAATAAGAATGTTTGCCGGCAATTTCGCACCCGCAGGATGGATGTTTTGCAGTGGGCAAATACTTCCCATTTCAGAAAATGAAACGCTCTTCAATTTAATTGGCACTACTTACGGAGGAGATGGGCAATCGACGTTTGCACTACCAGATTTACAAAGCCGCGTGCCCATACACATGGGGGGCGGAGCTGGTTTATCTGCACGCACTCTTGCGGAAACAGGCGGTGTTGAGCAAGTAACATTAACCGTTCAGCAGATTCCGTTACATACACACCAGCCTTTAGCTAACACAGTAGGGGCAAGCGATAGCCCCAATGGCAATGTTTGGGCCACTGCAAGTGGTGGAATAAAACCTTATGGAGCCGATCCGGGAAATGCTGCAATGAATGCGGCTTCGCTGGCACAGGTAGGAGGCAGCCAGCCACACGACAACATGATACCATACTTGTGTGTGAGCTTTATCATTTCACTATTTGGGGTTTTCCCTTCTCAAACCTAA
- a CDS encoding DUF6916 family protein — MEVALQLLTASDFQSQVSKDFSIHFPNEVATAQLVKVVEMPPYANVERKPFSILLQTTQKDHYYQQAIYTIEQPALGSMQIFLVPVECNEAGMQYEAVFS, encoded by the coding sequence ATGGAAGTCGCACTACAACTTTTAACAGCCTCTGATTTTCAGTCGCAGGTGAGTAAAGATTTTTCTATCCATTTTCCCAATGAGGTTGCCACTGCGCAGTTAGTAAAAGTAGTGGAAATGCCGCCTTATGCTAACGTGGAGCGTAAGCCTTTTTCTATTCTACTTCAGACCACACAAAAAGATCATTATTATCAGCAAGCTATTTATACCATTGAGCAACCTGCATTAGGCAGTATGCAGATTTTTTTAGTGCCTGTCGAATGCAATGAAGCGGGAATGCAATATGAAGCTGTGTTTTCTTAG
- a CDS encoding GNAT family N-acetyltransferase, whose product MVLKLSDPLLHLRTITANDEEILCQIYSSTRTEELAQLTDWTASQKEIFLRSQFTAQHNYYQNNYGGAHFWVIEYGSQTIGRLYLHTHYEGASMRIIDIALLPGWRNRGIGKQILLAIMELAEDTNRSVTIHVESFNRAMKLYKGLGFVLVSQTNGVYHLLEWKSNAHSFQENVLCKQQATNGSRTTTFNSL is encoded by the coding sequence ATGGTACTGAAGTTATCTGATCCGCTGCTTCATCTGCGCACCATTACCGCTAATGATGAAGAAATTTTATGTCAGATTTATTCAAGCACCCGCACAGAAGAACTGGCGCAACTAACCGATTGGACTGCAAGCCAGAAAGAAATTTTTTTAAGGTCGCAGTTTACAGCGCAGCACAACTATTATCAAAACAATTATGGCGGCGCCCATTTTTGGGTAATTGAATACGGGTCGCAAACTATTGGGCGGCTGTACCTCCATACGCATTACGAAGGCGCAAGCATGCGCATCATTGACATTGCACTTTTGCCCGGCTGGAGAAATCGAGGCATTGGGAAACAGATTTTATTAGCCATAATGGAATTGGCAGAAGATACGAATCGCTCGGTAACCATCCATGTAGAAAGCTTTAACCGGGCAATGAAATTATATAAAGGCTTAGGCTTCGTGTTAGTGAGCCAGACCAATGGCGTATATCATTTATTAGAGTGGAAAAGCAACGCTCATTCTTTCCAGGAAAACGTATTATGTAAACAACAAGCAACCAATGGAAGTCGCACTACAACTTTTAACAGCCTCTGA
- a CDS encoding metallophosphoesterase family protein, protein MLTILHTANIQGQWSSLGITEKLSGLGGLQNITEKLAGIRNENPSAVVIDAGNMSGCRQTREERLNFYKRVSNAAYDAVVPGWTDLALGTTCFAEIVNASGVKIVPYIKQLGINTGLLPYSILKKGKACIGIINAGIPALKGAQNTSTLPLAVVINQTAQLLRSSKNCTLIICVVQSSDKKCLKLAGLSAGIDVMISTVGKTSLHNTEVIRNKSNHEVIISYAGAKGAMISRIDFTFNECGEKINVASKAIFTGAEDESYAGILKRYAAYNA, encoded by the coding sequence ATGCTGACCATTTTGCATACCGCTAACATACAAGGCCAATGGTCATCATTAGGAATAACTGAAAAACTTTCCGGGTTAGGCGGCTTGCAAAACATTACTGAGAAATTAGCAGGCATAAGAAATGAGAACCCATCGGCCGTGGTAATCGATGCAGGCAACATGAGTGGCTGCCGGCAAACGAGAGAAGAACGGTTGAACTTTTATAAAAGAGTAAGCAATGCAGCGTATGACGCAGTAGTTCCAGGGTGGACCGATTTAGCCTTAGGAACAACCTGTTTTGCGGAGATCGTAAATGCAAGCGGGGTGAAGATTGTTCCCTACATTAAACAGCTTGGCATTAACACCGGCTTGTTACCTTACTCCATTCTTAAAAAAGGCAAAGCCTGCATAGGCATTATCAATGCAGGAATACCTGCTTTAAAAGGCGCTCAAAACACATCAACCTTACCTCTTGCGGTAGTTATTAACCAAACCGCTCAGCTATTGCGGTCATCAAAAAACTGCACATTAATTATTTGTGTCGTTCAGTCCTCAGACAAAAAGTGTTTGAAATTAGCTGGTCTTTCCGCCGGTATTGATGTGATGATAAGCACAGTGGGCAAGACTTCGCTGCACAACACAGAAGTAATAAGAAACAAATCCAACCACGAAGTAATCATAAGTTATGCAGGTGCTAAAGGCGCTATGATAAGCCGCATTGACTTTACGTTTAACGAGTGTGGAGAAAAAATAAACGTGGCTTCCAAAGCCATCTTTACCGGTGCAGAAGACGAAAGTTACGCCGGCATTTTAAAGAGATACGCCGCGTATAACGCTTAA
- a CDS encoding RHS repeat protein, with the protein MPVLLVMAGVFLLPPKTFSQQKQTIEKAECKIAYDGKSYQLKPTDGGYFQRLDGVQPNSVLPIEVAYPDAKAGEKVVAQVLDGGKLDEGVFVKAISLDADKKCVFNFTTTDQLGLFRVLLTNGFDEKVIQVWVNGTAHQYHRTAADSSSCPLCGNNKKNRCIPCEEEGINLFDPYNGNVTRAMRDLEIWGAVGEIPMVMTRHYNSRDIPRSWQPAFNYLLFDAGTNSSGQAKIDLHYPDDDATTTFTQSTSDPTKWLPLPGVDSRLFQYGNDFYLQLANGHRYRFEKVVIGTATHFFLRELRDQFQNVYTVTYDNINYKKRITEPAGRYLEITFSPRTQISDPLQAITSDGRSLHYNYDTVSDGLLQHIRLRSAAYGDGTQAQYEYSQIAPGMKFDLAHAVDPRLNNEATNMRYSYAGNGVGIAGIIHQEKNGLTGQVMATLDASGDDRKVLYANGSIHTINMPDSLAGSVNKRTDGARATTQYTYDDNGLGFLQTVTDALGRTTTYNAKTIYGNPLKITYPDGSTEEWTRDTLDLVLTYKDHLGRMTTYTRDIRHRPTRIDYPDGTFETFTYNNFSEVLDHRRKNGCTEHFAYNATGLKTSFADCAGNVTAYAYDAADRLAQVTDARDNTTKYEYNERGLLTKMINADNSFKTYTYDAFGNRLTETNELGKTWSTSYDEFKRPKTKKDPLNRMTTYSYDLPGGVCGCSHEKNTPTKITLPSGRMTTYTYDVEWRKIGEMVGAGSADAATTSYQYNLKGNLDTIVDPRGRLWKKEYDTRDRLKADVDPLNHRTEYTYDAKGNQLTLRRADGGISNYTYDVMDRRIKEVDPKAQQTQWAYDAEGNMIKLTDPKGNEYNFSYDVLNRKTKMIYPAGSFEQYAYDAVSNLATYRNRRGDVRTYTYDNRNREILSDWSDATPDVSKTYDAASRITRIASSVSDMQYTYSDANEVLLESTNVTGTGPKVVSYSYNADGLRSILIEPSGLWVNYDYTGRNQMSTIGTLTTPCIASYTYDLNGNRIGKVLNNGTNTLYTYNDDNNLLSLDNRKGTVSFAKYNYDYDAVHRRKYVQYDNANGDVYAYDPIDQVTDVKYNVTNPDGTPGAPARAVNYLWDPAGNRTTVTDNSVPTNYLTNILNQYTAVGANPATYDANGNLATYNFWTYTYDAQNRLIRAEQGPSVIEFQYDGRNRCVKRSSFGNPVYYYYDGWSLIEERDGSGAVINSYLNGDRIDEIISKTSPANTVYYHYNGLGSVVRLTDNAGNVVEKYNYDVFGAATIKNAAGTVIPFSNYSNRFMFTGREYISQVDLYDYRNRMYHQTLGRFMQTDLIRFDANDYNLYRIAKNNTVNVSDPTGLVPPDMLCEVDHSSTFWKWPSTLPFNDMSYYGQALQAFENAYTSKFWVEFSQKCASFTCEDKQCKCVLVKVETTDADCYRYYDGKEDLWRCSGNFRPKCACKK; encoded by the coding sequence ATGCCGGTTCTCCTTGTTATGGCTGGCGTTTTCCTGCTTCCGCCGAAAACTTTCAGCCAGCAAAAGCAAACAATTGAAAAGGCCGAATGCAAGATTGCTTATGACGGTAAATCCTACCAGCTTAAACCTACGGACGGCGGCTACTTTCAGCGGCTCGACGGTGTGCAGCCCAACAGCGTACTGCCTATTGAAGTAGCATATCCCGATGCAAAAGCCGGGGAAAAAGTAGTAGCGCAGGTACTGGATGGCGGCAAACTGGATGAAGGCGTTTTTGTAAAAGCCATTTCCCTGGATGCAGACAAAAAATGTGTGTTCAACTTTACTACAACGGACCAATTGGGCTTGTTTCGGGTTTTGCTAACCAATGGTTTTGACGAAAAAGTGATACAGGTATGGGTGAACGGCACTGCGCACCAATATCACCGAACTGCCGCAGACTCCAGTAGCTGCCCGCTTTGCGGGAACAACAAAAAGAACAGATGTATACCCTGTGAAGAGGAAGGCATTAACCTTTTTGACCCTTATAACGGGAATGTTACCCGTGCCATGCGTGATTTGGAAATATGGGGAGCTGTGGGAGAAATTCCGATGGTAATGACAAGGCATTACAACAGCCGTGACATTCCCCGTAGCTGGCAACCAGCCTTTAACTACCTGCTTTTTGATGCCGGGACAAATTCATCCGGGCAGGCAAAAATAGACCTGCATTACCCGGATGATGATGCGACCACTACTTTTACCCAGAGTACTTCAGACCCCACAAAATGGTTGCCTCTACCGGGGGTAGATAGCCGTCTTTTTCAATATGGCAATGACTTTTACCTGCAACTGGCTAACGGTCACCGTTACCGGTTTGAGAAAGTCGTGATTGGAACGGCAACGCATTTTTTTCTTCGCGAACTCCGCGACCAGTTCCAGAATGTTTATACCGTTACTTACGACAATATCAACTACAAAAAACGGATTACAGAGCCGGCCGGAAGGTATTTGGAGATCACCTTTTCGCCACGAACACAGATAAGCGACCCGCTGCAGGCAATTACCAGCGATGGGCGCAGCTTACACTACAACTACGATACGGTAAGCGATGGTTTGCTCCAGCATATCCGGTTGCGCTCAGCAGCCTATGGAGATGGCACGCAGGCGCAATACGAGTACAGCCAGATTGCTCCTGGGATGAAATTCGATCTGGCACATGCTGTTGATCCCCGCCTGAATAATGAAGCCACCAATATGCGATACAGCTATGCCGGAAACGGTGTGGGGATTGCCGGCATTATTCACCAGGAAAAAAATGGCCTAACCGGCCAAGTGATGGCTACGCTGGATGCAAGTGGCGACGACAGAAAGGTACTGTACGCCAATGGCAGTATTCATACGATCAACATGCCGGACAGCCTGGCGGGTTCCGTTAACAAACGCACCGATGGCGCGAGGGCTACCACACAATATACCTATGACGACAATGGACTGGGATTTCTGCAAACGGTTACCGATGCCTTGGGTAGAACCACTACTTATAATGCGAAAACCATCTATGGCAATCCTTTGAAAATTACTTATCCTGATGGCAGCACGGAAGAATGGACAAGAGATACGCTGGACCTTGTGCTCACCTACAAGGATCATCTGGGAAGGATGACCACTTACACCCGCGACATCCGGCACCGGCCAACCCGGATTGATTATCCCGACGGAACCTTTGAAACCTTCACCTATAACAATTTTAGCGAGGTGCTGGATCACCGCCGGAAAAACGGCTGTACAGAACATTTCGCTTACAATGCCACTGGTCTTAAAACCAGCTTTGCGGATTGTGCAGGAAATGTAACTGCTTACGCATACGATGCAGCCGACCGTCTGGCGCAAGTAACCGATGCAAGAGATAACACTACCAAATATGAATACAACGAAAGAGGCCTGCTGACAAAGATGATCAATGCTGATAACAGCTTTAAAACTTATACCTATGATGCTTTTGGCAACCGCCTGACGGAAACCAATGAACTGGGCAAAACATGGTCAACTTCTTACGATGAATTTAAACGGCCAAAGACAAAGAAAGATCCGCTAAACAGAATGACCACTTACTCCTACGACCTGCCGGGCGGCGTTTGCGGCTGCAGCCATGAAAAGAATACTCCTACCAAGATTACGTTGCCCAGTGGCAGAATGACCACTTATACCTATGATGTGGAGTGGCGAAAGATTGGCGAAATGGTTGGTGCAGGTTCAGCCGATGCCGCTACAACCAGTTATCAATACAATTTGAAAGGCAACCTTGACACAATAGTTGATCCTCGAGGTAGATTGTGGAAGAAAGAATACGACACAAGAGACCGGCTGAAAGCAGACGTTGATCCCCTGAACCACCGCACCGAATACACATACGATGCAAAGGGAAATCAACTAACATTAAGACGGGCTGATGGCGGTATATCCAACTATACCTACGACGTGATGGACCGCCGGATAAAAGAGGTTGACCCAAAAGCGCAGCAAACACAATGGGCTTATGATGCGGAGGGCAACATGATCAAGCTCACGGACCCTAAAGGCAATGAATACAACTTTTCGTATGATGTTTTGAACAGGAAAACGAAGATGATTTACCCGGCGGGAAGCTTTGAGCAATATGCCTACGATGCCGTCAGCAACCTGGCTACTTACCGCAACCGCAGAGGGGATGTGAGGACTTATACTTACGACAACCGCAACCGTGAAATTTTAAGCGACTGGAGCGACGCCACACCGGATGTTAGTAAAACTTACGATGCGGCCAGCCGGATTACCCGAATCGCCAGTTCTGTAAGTGATATGCAATACACTTACAGCGATGCCAACGAAGTGCTGCTCGAAAGCACCAACGTGACAGGCACGGGGCCAAAAGTGGTTTCGTATTCGTACAATGCCGACGGGCTAAGAAGTATCTTAATTGAACCATCGGGGCTATGGGTTAATTACGATTATACCGGCAGAAACCAGATGTCCACGATTGGTACGTTAACGACACCGTGCATTGCAAGCTACACGTATGATCTTAACGGGAACAGGATTGGTAAAGTACTGAACAACGGAACCAACACGCTTTACACGTACAACGATGACAACAACCTGCTAAGCCTCGATAACCGCAAGGGAACTGTCTCTTTTGCAAAATACAATTATGACTATGATGCAGTACACCGGCGGAAATACGTGCAGTATGATAACGCCAATGGTGATGTATATGCTTACGATCCCATTGACCAGGTAACTGATGTAAAATACAATGTGACCAATCCCGATGGCACACCCGGCGCACCGGCAAGAGCAGTGAACTATCTGTGGGATCCGGCGGGTAACCGCACAACCGTTACCGACAACAGTGTGCCGACCAATTATCTAACCAATATCTTAAACCAGTACACAGCCGTTGGTGCTAACCCGGCAACCTATGACGCTAACGGAAACCTGGCAACTTATAACTTCTGGACCTATACCTACGATGCACAGAACCGCCTGATTAGAGCAGAACAAGGGCCAAGTGTGATCGAGTTCCAATACGATGGACGGAACCGCTGCGTAAAGCGAAGCTCCTTTGGTAACCCAGTTTATTACTACTACGACGGTTGGAGCTTGATTGAAGAAAGAGATGGATCAGGTGCAGTTATAAACAGTTATCTGAATGGCGACAGGATAGATGAAATTATTTCAAAGACATCGCCTGCCAATACGGTTTATTACCATTATAATGGACTGGGTAGCGTGGTGCGGTTAACAGATAATGCCGGAAATGTGGTTGAGAAATATAATTATGATGTATTTGGAGCAGCAACAATTAAAAATGCTGCAGGCACTGTTATTCCTTTCAGCAACTATAGCAACCGCTTCATGTTTACTGGTAGAGAATACATTTCACAGGTTGACTTGTATGACTACCGAAATCGAATGTACCACCAAACCTTAGGAAGGTTTATGCAGACAGATCTAATAAGGTTTGATGCAAATGATTATAATCTTTATAGAATTGCTAAAAACAATACTGTGAATGTTTCTGACCCGACAGGATTAGTGCCACCAGACATGTTGTGTGAAGTTGACCATTCTTCAACTTTTTGGAAATGGCCTTCTACATTACCATTTAATGATATGAGTTACTACGGGCAAGCTCTACAAGCATTTGAAAATGCTTATACTAGCAAGTTTTGGGTCGAATTCAGTCAGAAGTGTGCATCCTTTACATGTGAAGATAAACAATGCAAATGCGTCTTGGTTAAGGTCGAGACCACCGACGCTGATTGTTACCGGTATTACGACGGTAAAGAAGATTTATGGCGTTGCAGTGGAAATTTTAGGCCCAAATGTGCATGTAAAAAATAA